The window TTGACAGCTGTTTAAAGGCTGAACCTAGGATGGCTCTTTCTAGGTCGTGCAAAAGACTGATCACTTGAAACATCCGATCGGCAACCGCGTAAATTCCAAAGAAATCACAATTTGAATAAATGTCTGCATTCGGCAATCGAAACAAGTGCACGAGACTGCATCCAATATAAACTTTTGCTTTTCAGCCCAGCTCTACCAGCGCTAAATGCTTTGAACTTAACAATTTAGTATTCAGATGATATCCATCACCCTTTCGAAAGCGATTTTCAATTCAAAGTAAAGAGGTTTAAAAATGTTCGATCAAATTTCGCGGCTCTCGCGCAAAATGCCTTTTCAAAGTTCGATTCCAGCGCTCTTCTCGCTATTTGTTTTTCTAGCTCTGCCGGCTGAAGGATCCGAAGTCACGGTCAAAGGTCAGGTCTATTCGTCGACTCATTGTGCATATGCTTCAACGGCCGTCGGAGAGTTCGAGGTCAAATATTTGAATGAATCGGTTCCTCGTGAAGAGTACGCCGTCATTGTCCACTTTGGATTCCATGACACCTTCGACGGTAAGTACTGGAAGTCCCAGGGGCAAGTAGCTCTTACGGCGACACTGCCTAACACGTGGGAAGCTAAATTGCCTCTGACGACAGTAGCGTCTCGAGGCTACTTTGCGCATGATAAAATGCAATTCTATTTCGAGATAAAGAATCTTTCTGATGGTACTTCAACGTACGATAACGGTGTTGTTCCTAACGATCAAAATCGGCGATATGAAGTGGAACTTGAACTGGGACGTACAGCGTGCGTTCCGGGTGAACTTACGGAGTTGGCAGTTTCGGTGAAATAGTCACGCTGTTTGTTTGTGCAGAAGATATCAATTGGATCACCAGCGCGCCGACGTTTCAGTCGGTGCGGAATTCGTTTTTCGTTTGTTATTCATTTGTTAATTGTTGCCACCAACACTCCTGTCGTAACAATTTTCTTCGATCCAATCTGATGTTCCTTTCTTCTGGTAACCCCAGGTTATCCCGGAAGTCGACCGACATATCTGATTTTTAATTTCATTCATTCCATGCTGAGAGGGAAAGCTTATATAGCAAAACTCGGGATCGCCCAATCCGTGTCGGTCATACTTCGCAGCCGATGTCAGATTAAAGTAGAAGAGACCCGCTGCTTGCTTGCATTCATCCCGACTGTGAACTCGAATCCGATGCACAGGTCCTCGGTCCGAAATCGCGGAAAACATGCTGTAACCCAGAGGCGCATTTAAAAAGCCGGCCGCTCGAAGGCCTGCGAGAACTGAAATCAGCAGGGCGATACTTATCCAGATCGGCCGAAAACCGGTGAAAGCGAACTCTATTGTCGCCAAATTGCGATGCCGGAAACCGCGAACAAGCCAGGCTAAGTGTGCCGTGGTGAGCACGAATACAATCGCGGCTATTTCAAACGTGTACCCGGCCCCTGCCAGTTGCTGTGGATAATAAATAAGAGGGAACCAAAAAAACGGCGATTTTAGGAAGGCCGTGTACCGACGCTGCTCAAGGGCAGAACAGATTTTGGCATCCGTCAGTATCAGAAATGGTAGCAGTGCGAAGTATACATGAATTACCGTCGGGTGAAGCATCACCATCACAAGCACAAAAAGCAGCGAGATATGGGATGTAATCGCGGGAAACAAGTGCACACCAAAACCGATCGCGAGTTCGAAAGCCACAGACAAGTGAGGCAATATTTGAGCGACGCCGCTCTGCTGAACAAACTCAGAAAGACTCGGATTCTGATGTACGAAGAAAAAAAAGTCTCCGTCCGGGGCATAATTGGCTTTTCGAAACTTCGTGAAAACGAGCCAAAGAGCGAAAAGAAACGTCGCTAGCGTGAGCATTCCGTAAGCCGTAGTGCGCGAACCGAAATCAAAGAGGGGGGATGACACTACTCTTCAGTGAAGTGAACCTAAGTCCTAGGGCAAAAACAAGCGCCCTCACGACCTTCCACTGAAAGCTGTCGTCATAATTTCTCATTGGATGAAAGTATCGTTCCTTGAAAATCAGGTCGAACGTTTTGTTACTACCCACTCGCAGTTCTTCACGGCTGATGGTGGAATGCAGTGAGTTAGAAAAACGTTGAAACACGGGTCCGCGGCTTCTCGTTCAGTTGAAAGGTTGAGGGCCACGACATGTCGCGTTTCAATTAGGAAGATGGTTTCCTTTTTTGTAGGGTCGCCGCATGACCGGTACCTTTGAAGACTATTCGACAATTCTTAAAGATGAACTTCAGGCACGTGTAAGCCGCAATCCTCGCTATTCGATGCGAGCGTTTTCTCGTGATCTAGGTGTTTCTTCAGCTCGCCTCAGTCGCATTCTCGCGGGGAAAGCGGTCCCATCACGGGCCATGGCGCTCAAGGTGGGTGAACGTCTTGGCTACAAAGATGAAAAGCTCGACTGGTATTGCGCTTTGGTCGAGGCGCAACATGGCCGAACTCCTGAGCGACGTCGACGTGCGGCTGCAATTCTGAATCGGTATCAAAATGGTGTTTTCACAAAGCAAGTCGAAGCGAAAAACTCAATTGCTTGGAATTGGTACCACTTTGCTATTCGCCGCCTGACGCAGTTACCTGAGTTTCAGTCGGACTCAAAATGGATTGCCAATCGATTGGGGTTGTCAGTGCGCCAGGCCAAGAGAGCTGTCGAGGAAATGGTGAAAGCCGGTGCGTTGGCGATCATTGATGGGAAAATAGAAATGAGAGAAAATTACTCCGTTCATTTTAAGGGTGATCGGAACACTGTGCGGAAGAAGATGGAATTTGATTTGTTGGCGAACAAGCTTCCTTCAATATTAGGTTCACACCGGGAATATTCACATCACGCGCGGCATTTCTTTGCTGTTGATCGAGCGCAAATTGAATCATTGAAAGAGATTATTCGGTCATTTGAGGATCAAGTTGATGACCT of the Deltaproteobacteria bacterium genome contains:
- a CDS encoding TIGR02147 family protein, encoding MTGTFEDYSTILKDELQARVSRNPRYSMRAFSRDLGVSSARLSRILAGKAVPSRAMALKVGERLGYKDEKLDWYCALVEAQHGRTPERRRRAAAILNRYQNGVFTKQVEAKNSIAWNWYHFAIRRLTQLPEFQSDSKWIANRLGLSVRQAKRAVEEMVKAGALAIIDGKIEMRENYSVHFKGDRNTVRKKMEFDLLANKLPSILGSHREYSHHARHFFAVDRAQIESLKEIIRSFEDQVDDLTYRAEKPDEVVCLSIDLWSLLKSSSVT